ATGATAAACGGTCCATATAGCGATTCGAATTGGCCCGCCATCACCATGTATACCAGAATCGGCGATGCCAACAGCACGAGTCCGAGACTCATAAATGACTTGCTCATATCGCTTTGCTGGCCGCCCATGGAGATTTGATATCCTTCCGGCAGCCGGATTTGCGCAAGCCGTTGGTTGATTTCTTGTGTCACGGTTCCCGTCGGTGCGTTGAACGTAAACGCAGTAATCGTGGCGAGACGCTGTTGGTTTTGGCGTTTGATCTGTGCCGGACTATATCCCGGCTGGATTTTCGCCACTTCCAATAACGGAATTTGAATGCCGCTTGCACTGGTGACGACCATGGAATTCAGGTTTTCTAATTTCTGTGAATATTGTTCCGGATATTTCACGACCACATCGATTTGCGAATCTCCCGTCTTGTAGTGTGTTGCAACTGTTCCCTGGAACATGGTATTCAATGCAGACTGGATCTCTTTCACCGAAATGCCATAGTGCGCCGCTGCCGTGCGGTCGATCGTCAAATCAAACTCCGGCACTGTTTTGTCCAGGGTATTTTGCACATTGCGCGTTCCGGGCACTTGGCGGACTTGATCTGCCACCAGGGTGCCAAGTTTCTCCAATACCCGCAAATCCGGTCCCATCACGTTGACCTGAACTGGCGCGCCGTTGCCGCCCATGCCGCTCTGTTGCGCACTTACGGTGATTTGTGCGCCGGGAATCCCCCTGACCATGCCGCGCACCTGCTCGACGACTTGATCGGTGCTGCGTTTTCGTTGGCTCAGATCTTTCAATTTTACGCCGATCTGTGCCGTATTCGTCGCGGCATGCTGGATAAATCCGCCGCCCAGACTGCCGACTGTGGAATACATCGTATCCACTTCCGGGATTTTCTGAATTTCCGCTTCGATGCGCGTTGCAAGCTTGTTCGTCGTTGCAAAGTCCGTGCCTTGGGCCAACTGGATATTGACATTGAAGACACCTTGGTCGGAGCTTGGCATCAATTCAAATCCGATAAGCGGCGCGATGGCCAAACTTGCCACCAGAAGTCCGGCTGTAGCCGCCACGACTTTTTTCCGATTGCCAAGAGCCCATTTGAGAACTTTGACATAAAAAGAAGTCAATGCGCGAATCCAACGGCCAAAATGGATGGCCGGATTTTTCGTCGGTCCCTCCGGCAGTTCTTCGGTAAATGGCTTTGTCAGAATCTTGGCAGCCAGCATCGGCACAAGTGTAATCGATGCAAAAAGGGCTGCAATGTGCGAGAAGCTGACAGTCAAGGCCATCGGCAGGAAGATTTCTGCAGCCAGGCCGCTGGCAAAAGCGATCGGCAAGAACACGGCGATTTGCGCCAATGCGGATGCAAAGACAGCTGTGCCCACTTCTGCCGCGCCTGCTTTTGCCGCTTCCTCGGGCATCAGGCCTTCCTGACGTTTGCGGAAGATGCTTTCCAATACGACAACCGCAAAGTCGACCAAGGATCCAAGGCCCAATGCCAAACCGCCAAGTGTGATCGTATTGATCGACTGGTTGGAGAAATACATCATGCTGAATGTACTGATGACCGCAATCGGAATGACCACGCCAATGACAAGCGTCGCCCGGATGCTGCGCAAAAACAGCGCCAAAATCAGGATGGAGAATACGCCGCCAAGCAGTGTGTGATTCACAACGGTATTGATGGAATCCCGGATGTATTTTGCCTGATCGTTTAAAACGGTCAGATGTACGCCCTGCGGCAGTTTCTTCTGAATGGCCGGCAATTCTTTCAACACATTGTCGGACGCTGTGACCGTATTGCTGTCAGACTGTTTGGTCAAGGAAAGGCTTACGCTTTCCTGCCCGTTGACCCTGGATTCCAGCGTGACATCCTGATATGTGTCGACAATCTTCGCCAACTGTCCGAGCGGAACGGTTTGGCCGTTTTTCAAAGGCACCTGCACATCCTGAATCTCCGCAACGGATCGAAAATCTCCATTCAAATGCAGGGGAATCAACTGCGAGCCTTTTTGCACAAGTCCGGCATCCAAGGAATTGTTGTCGTTGCCGAGGGCTTGGACGATGGAATTGATGGATACATCATACTGTGTCAGCTTGTTGGGATCGACCAGTACCTGCACCTGCCGCACGCGTCCACCTGACGTGTTGACAGATGCAATGCCGTTGACGCGCTGCAGTGCGGGACTTACCGTATTGTCGGCAATATTGCGCAGTGTGACCGGGTCCGTGTTCCCATATAGCGCCAATGTTTGAATCGGCTGGCTATTGGGGTCGATCCGCAGTACCAATGGCGCATCCGCACCTGTCGGAAGTCCGTTGCGGATGCGATCCAATTTGTCCCGCATATTCAATGTCGCCTGATCCAGATTGATGCCGTAATTGAAGTGGACGATGACGAGGCTCGCCCCTGAACTCGACGTGGAATCCACCTCATTGACGCCCGATATGGTAGCCATGGCCGCTTCAATCGGTTTGCTGACTTGCGATTCCACTTCCCCAGGTGAGGCGCCCGTCCAGGATGTGGTGACAACAGCCACCGGCACATCGATTTTCGGATACAAATCGACCGGCAATAGCGGAATCGCGATGACGCCCACGATGATGAGCGCAATCATGATCATGGAAATCGTAACAGGCCGATGGACGGAGAAATTCGCTATTTTCATTTGTTTCCTCCTGCGGTGTTGCTTTTACCGGAAGAACCATTTGCCCCAGGCTTTACAATATCCACAGGCGCACCGTCTGACAGGAGCTCTTCCCCTTTGACGACAACCTGATCGCCCACATGCAGGCCGCTTTTAATCTCATACTCTGTGCTGGTCATTTCGCCGATCTGGACGAGGACTTTCTTCGCCTTGCCGTGATCAATGATAAATGCCGCATTGCCGTTGGCCTCGCTCAAGATCGCATCTGCAGGCACCATGATCGCTTGGCGGCCTTCGCTTTTCAGGGATGCTTCGACAAACATGCCAGGCAGCAATTGCTGCTTCGGATCATTCACCTGAATATCCACGCCGTAGGATTTGGTTACAGAATCCATCATCGGATGAATATGTAGTACTTTTCCCTGCATGGACTGATTCAACGTTGGAATGTTCACAAGCATATCTGTGCCGATTTTCACTTTGCCAATCGTCGCTTCCGGCACATTGACTGTCGCAATCGTCGGAGATGTAGACGCGATGGAAACGACAGAGCCTGTCCCGCCCGCCATTTGCCCCACCGGTGCATTGATCGCTGTCACTACGCCATCTACCGGCGACTTTAATACGCCGTCCTGCAACTGCTCGTTGATGACATTGACATTGGTTTCTGCCGCTTGCAATTGGGCTTGTGCCACGGCAACCCCATCGCCGGACTGTGCGGCTGCGACCGATTGATTCGCTTGATCCAATTGTGCCTTTGCCACGGCAATCCCCGATGTGGAATTCTGCGCGACTTGCAGGTTTTGATTCGCTTGTGCCAACTGCTGTTGGCTCAATTTCACACTGGAGGCATCCCCTTGCAACTGTGTCAGTTTCACAACCGATTGATTGTAGTTGGCCAATGCCACATCGACATCTTTGGAGTTTTGTGCATTTTGCAGCGCGACTTGTGCTGCCTGTAAAGGCGCTTGCAGGGAGGAGTCGGTGACGGTGTTTTGCGCTTCCGCCTGGCTTAATTGCAACTGTGCTTGCAGGTATTTGGTATATGCCGCATCAATATTCGCCTGATATTGGGCATACGTCCCTTGTGTGACACCGACGCTAAACTGCTGCAGCGCATCGTTATATGCGGTCTTCGCTTGATCGGCCGCCAACTGCAATTGCTTGATATTGTTATCTGTTCCTTGCTTGGAATTATCATAACTCGATTGTGCGGAACCGACCGATGCATTCGCACTTGCCAAGGCTGCAGCATGATTGGCTTTGGCTTGTTCTACAGCCGCCTGGGCGACAGCTACCGCTTGCTGTGCCTGTGCGATGCTGTTGGCTTGATCCGTTTGCGCCTTGTCGAACTGGATCTTTGCCGTATCGACTGACTGCTGTGCGGAAATGATGCTGTTGGCGTGATCCAATTGCGCTTTTGCCAACTGGGCCTGGTCCGCTTCAACGGAAGATTTTGCATTGGCTAAGGAATTTTGTTGATTGTTTTGTGCTTGATTGACCTGTGCCTGATCCACGGCAACGGTGCTTTGGCTTTGCTGCAACTGTTGCTGCAATTGGCTAGTATCAATGGTCGCCAAGGACTGTCCCGCTGTTACATGATCGCCGACATGCACCATGACATTTGTTACTTTGCCGTTCAATTTGGAAGCTACGTTCGTCAACGTCTCCGGCGTGATCTGGCCGGAAAAGACCTGCCCGCCGCCGATATCGGACATTTTCACCATTTGTGTTTCCACCGGCAATTTTTTGTCCAGAAATGCGTTCGATGACGCCGCCTTGCCGCAACCTGCCAAAGCGGTGCCGGCAAGCAGCGATACGGATGCGAGTACAATCATGGATGTTACTCTTTTATTCTTCAAAACTGTCACCTGCTCTTCTCTTTCAATTGTTGGTTTGATTGATTGTACAAGCAAAAAACAACCATTCTATATCAAATAGATGGAAGTGAGGGGATATTGGGTTCAAGATACTGGTACATTTTCGTATACTTCTAAATCCGTGACGTCTTCTAAAACACATGAAAAGTCACCAGGTGCAGGGGGCGGCACGAGTACTCATACCACCCCTAAGTCACTTTACGTGTTTTTCATCTTAAACCTTCGCAGATTCAAGGCTCTATATCCTGTAAAAGCTATTCTTCTATAAATCTTCTGAAGTCTACGGGGAATTTTACTATAAATTTCAAACAATATTTCTATCCCGAAATATTATACTACAAAAAGGTTAGAAATAGTTTAGAAAATGATTGGGATCAGATAAATATTGCCTTTAAATCGATGACGAAGCCCTCAAACATTCCAACGGCAACGGCAAATACATCTTCTTTTGTATATACGTTTTGGATTTGGTATCGTTGCCCGTCATTCAATGTGTGGATTTCAACCGTTTCATTCACCGGATCGATAATCCAGTATTCTTTCACTTTGGCTTGCTCATATAGGCGGTATTTGATTAATTTATCCATTCGGTGCGTGGATGGGGACAAAATTTCAATAAGCAAATCAGGGCTTCCATTGCATCCTCTATGATCGATCTTGGAGGAATCACAGATCACGGTCAAATCCGGTTGCACGACATTCGACACTTGATCGTCAGCCTTATCTTCAGACAACAGACGAACATCAAGCGGTGCGCTATACACTTTACAGGATGTATTTCGCAGAAAGAGTGTAAATTCGGTCAGCAGTTCTCTTACAATATCCTGGTGTCTGGGTGATGGTGCGGGAGACATACTGTAGGGAATCCCGTCAATCAGTTCGTATCGCTCTTCCATTGTCCAATTTAAGTAATCTTGGTATGTGTAGCGTTTACGCGGGTCGTGCAGGCTCATACGTGCCATTCACCTCGATGCGTGGATTGGTTGTAACTATAGTATTACTGTACCATATCGAAGCGGCCTTTCCCCAATGAAATATCGGAAAAAGGCCGCTGATTGATTTCTTTTGATGGATGCCTGCTTAAAACATCGTGCTTAAAACATATGAAATATCACATCTCGATTTTTTGATCATGAAATAGAGAAGTTGATCGCATGGATTCCTTTTTCATCTTCTTCGTTTCCACCATAAAGTAAATCACCGGAATCAAAAATAATGTCAAAATCGTAGAAGCGATCGTCCCGAACATCAAGGAAATGGCCAAGCCCTGAAAAATCGGGTCGAACAAGATGACAAATGAACCTACTACAACGGCTGCTGCAGTCAGAATAATCGGTTTCGCCCGGACAATTCCCGCTTCGATCACGGCCTCTCCGATCGAAATTCCTTCCTCTCGCCGCTGATTGGCGAATTCTACAAGCAGAATGGAATTTCGTACGATAATTCCCGCCAGTGCAATGACGCCGATCATGGATGTGGCCGTAAAGAATGCTCCAAACATCCAATGTCCCGGAATCACGCCGATTAATGTCAAAGGAATGGGCGACATGATGATCAGCGGCGTCAGGAACGATTGGAACCAGCCGACGATCAGCAAATACATGATGATCAAGGCAACCGCATACGCAATTCCCATATCGCGGAATACTTCAAATGTAATTTGCGATTCGCCGTCCCATTTGACGCTGATTCCATTTTCCAGCCAGGGCTCAGTCGTCAGGTATTGCTTGATATGTGTGCCGTCATTCGTTTGAATGGCGCCGATTTTATTCCACATGGCAGCAATGGAATATAAAGGACTTTCCGTATATCCGGCAACGTCGCCATATACATATGTAACGCTGCGCAAGTTTTTGCGATATAAAGGCTGCTCAATCGTACCCTTTTGAATATCGGCAATCTCCCCAAGCGGCACCAATTTTCCTTGTGGCGTCGGAATTTGTATGCTCTTTAATGCTTCGATGCTGGAACGGTCTGCTTTCGGAGGCTGCACCTTGATCACGACCGGATCTAGTTCATGGGCCGGATGCAGAAGTCCTACTTGAGCGCCTTGCAGCATCATTTGCAATGTATTGACAACTTCTTGGTCGGTAATTCCATTTAAACGCGCTTTGTCATTGATCGTAAAACGGTATTCCGGTTGTGCGGCTACCATCGATGTGTCGACATCGACAACGCCTTTTGTTTCGCGGAAGATTTTTTCTGCTTGCTTTGCGACTTGGTATTGCTCTTGTTTATCATTGCCGTAAATTTCTAATACAATCGTATCCTGCACAGGCGGTCCCGGCGGATCTTCCACTATCTTTGCATTTGCATGAAATTTCGCCGCAATTTGTTGAATCGGTCCGCGAATTCGTTTCGCAATATCGTGGCTTTGCTCTTGACGCAGATTTTTGTCAACCAAATTAACCTGAATATCGGCGACGTTCGGACCTTTTCGCAAATAGTAATGGCGAACCAATCCATTGAAATTAAATGGAGAGGATGTGCCTGCATACATTTCATAATCCGTAACTTCCTTGACCGTCGCCAGGTAATCGCCGATTGCTTTGGTGGCGTTCGTCGTTTCTTGCAATGTGCTGCCGGCCGGCATGTCGATCACCACTTGCAGCTCACTCTTGTTGTCAAACGGCAACATTTTTAACGGAACCGCTTTTGTGTAGAAAAGGCTTAGGGATCCGGCTAACAACACGATGATGCTCAAGAAGAATATGGTCCGTTTCCCTTTTTGATATAGAAACATTTGAATGATGTTTGCATATCGGCGCGCAAATCCCTTCAACTCATAAACAGCAGGTTGTGCCGGCTCCAACATGTGGCCGTCCGGTTTTTTCAGAAAACGATAGGCAAACCATGGCGTGACGACAAATGCGACAAGCAAGGAAAACAGCATGGAAACAGACGCATTGATCGGAATCGGAGCCATATAGGGTCCCATCATCCCTCTGACAAAAGCCATCGGCAGCAATGTCGTAATCACGGTAATGGTAGCAAGGATCGTCGGGTTGCCGACTTCATTGACGGCAAGCACAGCAGCTTTCATGGGAGGATGCGCGCCGCGATGAAACCAGCGGTGAATGTTTTCCACTACCACAATCGCGTCATCGACCAGGATACCGATGGCAAAGATCAAGGCAAACAAAGTCACCCGATTTAACGTATAGCCATACATTTCACTTAAAAACAGGGCCATTGCCAGCGTCACAGGTACGGCAACACCGACAACCAACGCTTCCCGCACGCCCAGGACGACTCCGATCAACAGCACCACGGAAACGGTCGCGATCAGCAGATGCTTGATCAACTCATTGACTTTGTCCTGGGCGGTTGCCCCATAATTGCGGGTGATCGTCACATGTACATTATCAGGAATGACTTTGCCTTTTAAGTCGTTGATTTTTTTGATCACTTTATCGGAAAGATTGACGGCATTTGTCCCCGGCTTTTTTGACACATCAATCGTAACAGCCGGATAGGTATGGCCTGGCTTTTCCGTAATTCCTTTTTCCGCAGCCTGCGGTCCGGGTGCGAAAATTACGTAATTCTGCCGTGTGCCCGGACCGTCTACGATTTTGGCTACGTCTTTTACATAGATCGGACGGTTATCGTACACGCCGATGACCAGGTTTGCGATCTCATCTTTGTTTGTCAGATACTGCCCCGTTTTTACTTGATTGTTTGTGTTGCCTTGGTCAAACGTACCGGCAGGCAAGGATTGGTTGGCTTGGTTTAACGTTTGCTGGATGGCTAACGGCGATACATGATACGCTGCCAACTGTTTCGGATTGACTTCAATGCGCATTTCCCGCTGTTTGCCGCCGATCACAGTTGTTTTTGCGACATTTTGAATCTTATTGACTTCATCACTCACGACTGTCGAAATTCTGCGCAACGAATAGTCATCCATTTGATTGCTCCAGAGCGTAAAGGAAACAATCGGCACATCGTCAATCGTCTTGGGTTTTACAAGGGGCTGTTGCGCACCTTGCGGCAATGCGTCTACGTTGGACATGAGCGCATTATAAAGCCGTACGAGACTCTGATCGAGGTTGCTGCCGACTTTGAAACGAGCCGTTATCATGGCCATGCCCGGATTCGAAGTCGAATACAGATATTCAACGCCATTGACTTTCCATAGTTTTTTTTCCATGACTTTGGTAATGCGATTTTCTACGTCATGCGCGGTCGCTCCAGGATAGGGAATATATACGTCAACCATCGGGACGGAAATTTGCGGTTCTTCTTCCCGCGGTGTCGTCATGACGGCAAACATCCCCATCAATAACATGGCAACTACCAACAAGGGTGTCAGTTTGGAATTGATGAACATGCGGGCGATTTTGCCGGCGATTCCAACCTTATCCGATTGTGCCTGTTCTTTGTGACTCATGATGCAGGCACCACCTTTTCCTGATCGGTGATTTTATCGACCGGGCTGATGACAACTTTGTCTCCGACATTGAGTCCGCTCAACACTTCCACATTGCCGTTTTGTGAGCGGCCAAGATTGACATAGCGCAAATGGGTAATGTCCTTGTCATCAACCACAAAGACACCGGTAAATTGTGACCAGCGCACGATCGCCGATTCAGGAACGAACATTCCTTTCTCGCTTCCATCGGGAACAGCTGCTTCTCCATACATTCCACTGACGATATCTTGTGATGATGGAAGTAAAATTTTCACTTTAAATTTGCGTGTATTGGGATCTACGTGCGGAACGATTTCCGCCACGGTGCCTGTCAAAGTTTTTTTATCCGTGCCAATTGTGACAGGAATTTTATCGCCAAGATGAATATTGTTTTGTTTGCTTTCATCCAGATAAACCTCAAGATAATAGGGAGGCTTCTCCACTTTTACCAGCGGCAGGCCTGGGGAAGCCATGTCTCCTATATTAACGAGGGTATCAATAAATTTCCCGTCAAACGGTGCAAGTATCGTGGCATCGCTTTGCGAAATGGACGCACTGGCATACGCGGCTCCTGCTTGCTGGATTTGTGCATCTGTCTCGCCAATCCTGCTTTTCGCAGCAGCAACAGACTGCAACGCCTGCTTATAAGCGGCCTCGGCAGAATCGACATTGGCCGTGGCTTTATCTACGGCAGCCTGCGCGCTTGTGTAATTGGTTTTGGCATTGTCATAGTCTTGTTGGCTGGCTGCACCCGCTGCCAAAAGACCGGATATGCGGTCGAAATTTGTCTTTGCATTGGTGAATTGGGCCTGTGCGGCTTGCAAGGCAGCATTTGCCTGTTGGATTTGTGTATGTACCTGATCTGCAGCCGATTGGGCAACCTTAATCGATTGATCAACCGTTTGCTGGGTTGCCTGTGCAACGGCGATACCGGCTTTTGCCTGGTCTGCAGTTGCTGCAACCTGGGATGAATCCAGCAGTAGCAATGGCTCTCCCTTGTGAATGATTTGCCCCTTTTTGACCAGTATATTTTTTACAGTAGCCATGATTTTGCTGGAAATTGTCGTATTCTCCTGTGAAACCACAGTACCAGGCACACTCAAAGTCGACTGATACTGATTTCCTTGTATTTTCAGGAGTTTGACACCTTTTACTTCTTTCATCTCAAGCTGTACATTGCCCGGACGAATTTTATGTGTGAAAAAACCGCCAAGTATAAGTATAAATGCCGAAACAGGAAGCACCAAAAAGAATATGATTTTTTTCCACTTCATTGCAACCGTCCCCCTAATTTTAACTTTTTCACAGAGAAAAGTTTTAATCGGATCTCCCTTTTAATTTGTGTGACAGAAAACAAATCCAAATCGTTTACATACCCACATAGGTATATTATATGCTGTATGTCGTTATGTAAAGAATTTTTTTCAACTTCATCAAGTTTAAAAATGCAAAAACAAATCTGCACTAGCTGCCTCGTTTAAAATCCATTTGATCGGTTTGCTTTCGACATTCCAATCTGTGTCAACCGCATCTTGATCTACGATAATAAATCTGACTCCCATTTCGGAGGCGATGGATAAAAGTTCTTGAATGGAAGGTGCGCCAAAATCACTTAATGCATTTGCCAAATATCCTCTTCCTTTTGAAGGAATGGGAATATAGTTGGAATTGAGAATATCTACGCCGTCTCTGGCAAAAGCCAGAACAACTGTCGCACCTGATGATACTGCGCCAACTGATATATTTAAAGGAGGATACGCCGACTCAAGATCACTGTGCAATGCCATGATAACAACCTTTTTTGTATTCAATTCCATCCCCCATTAATAACTTAATACTGCATCAGCTTCATACGCATAATTCAAGAATGTAACAACTCCCGCAAATTCTACTCCTTCGAAACACTTTAATTTGCTTGCCAGCATCACATTCATTTGACATGCAAACATTTTTACTCCTGACAGCAAGGCGGATTTTAGAAGAAGCAGAATGTCAGTATTCATTTCTTGAGTCATTTCTCTTGCAAAATCTTCATCCAATACTCTTGCTCCATCCAGGTCGAAAAAAATCATGATTTCCTCATTTTTCGACTTTTCTATTGCCTCGAAAAGAACTATTGGCGCATTTTCACTTTTCGTCACAAAATAGATCGTCCGTTTTTCAGCCATGAATTCACACCCTGTTCTTTTTTTTCAATGAGATAACAACATATTGAAAAATTCTCTTTATAACATTTGTTTTATATTATTACTAATTATACCCTGGTATGTATATGAATACTATACAAAAATGAGGATGTCCCAAAAGGGTGACTCTGAATGAGACAGTCCCAAAATATGAATAAAGAAGCCTCCAAAACCACTACAAAAGTGGAAATGGGGGCTTCTTGTATAAATTATTAGCTAAAGTGGGACGCCAAAAATCTAAAAATGGCTTTTGGAACAGCCTCATCTGTATCAATTCTATGGAACTTTATTGAAGATAGGTACGAATATTGGACTCCGGTTGAAATCCGACCAATGGATCCTGTGGTTTGCCATTTTTGAATAAAATCAGCGTCGGCAGCCCCATGACGTTATATCTTCCCGGCAATTCCGGATTTTGATCGGCATCGACATATGCAAAATGAATATTGCCATATTCCCCTTCCAGTTTTTCGACGACTGGCCCCAGCCGTTTGCAATACGGTCACCAGTCAGCGGAGAAAAAAGCGAGCACCGGTTTATCAGATTTTAACAATTCGTCAAATTGCATTTCGTTTACATGTTTCATTGCACCATTCTCCCTTACTCGAATTTATGTTTCCACCAACAGTTTATGTTTCCAGCAAGCCTGACCATTCTTCAGCTGCAATCAAATCTCTGTATAGTTTTCCCTTCTCGATAGAAACCCATTCATACAAAACGAGACTCCTCTTTATTTGCTGACTTGATTCACCACTTTTTTATGACCGGGAAAGACTCTTGTCAAGGTCAACACGGTGCCTAACGCACCCAATGCCACTGCTCCCCAGAACGTGTACGCGGATGCTTTTGAGAAACCTGTTACTGTTTGCAGATTATTTCCGGAGATCTGCAGGAACAATACAGTGACGGCTACACCGGAAACCCGGCCAAAATTT
Above is a window of Fodinisporobacter ferrooxydans DNA encoding:
- a CDS encoding DsrE/DsrF/DrsH-like family protein → MAEKRTIYFVTKSENAPIVLFEAIEKSKNEEIMIFFDLDGARVLDEDFAREMTQEMNTDILLLLKSALLSGVKMFACQMNVMLASKLKCFEGVEFAGVVTFLNYAYEADAVLSY
- a CDS encoding thioredoxin family protein; the protein is MGPVVEKLEGEYGNIHFAYVDADQNPELPGRYNVMGLPTLILFKNGKPQDPLVGFQPESNIRTYLQ